A DNA window from Ensifer sp. WSM1721 contains the following coding sequences:
- a CDS encoding glycosyltransferase family 2 protein, producing the protein MHSIQDHLPVSIIIANYNYARFLPRAIESALDQSHSDVEVIVVDDASIDDSADVIASYGGRIKARMREANGGHGAAFNTGFAASRGAIVLFLDADDYLYPNAVSEIVARWQGDTAQMQFRLHIVDECEHVNDVFPPPEVPFDSGDVTPQLLRRGRYQTTVTSGLAFARSALETIMPMPESEFRQGADGYLVTLAPLYGKVTSLDICLGAYRMHGGNHSIFAEKLGQRARWRVEHDFHRLHALAAQAEDVGLVVSHDANLRDPMHLEERLASLCVDSQRHPVADDSRIALGTAGAVASLEMNVSLRRRAMLAAWFLSVGLLPRRMATAVLSWKLVASSRPAFLARLSKTIRHVTG; encoded by the coding sequence ATGCATTCCATCCAAGACCATCTTCCAGTCTCAATCATCATTGCGAACTACAACTATGCGCGTTTCCTGCCGCGGGCTATCGAGAGCGCGCTGGACCAAAGCCACAGTGACGTCGAGGTCATCGTCGTAGACGACGCATCGATTGACGATTCGGCCGATGTGATCGCCTCGTATGGAGGGAGGATCAAAGCCCGCATGCGCGAGGCGAATGGAGGCCATGGCGCAGCCTTCAACACGGGATTTGCGGCGAGCCGGGGAGCGATCGTGCTCTTCCTCGACGCCGACGATTACCTTTACCCCAACGCCGTCTCCGAGATAGTGGCCCGTTGGCAGGGCGATACGGCCCAGATGCAGTTCAGGCTGCACATCGTCGACGAATGCGAGCACGTCAACGATGTATTCCCTCCGCCGGAGGTGCCGTTCGATTCGGGCGACGTCACCCCGCAATTGTTGCGCCGGGGGCGGTATCAGACGACGGTTACCAGCGGGCTCGCCTTTGCCCGCTCGGCGCTCGAAACCATCATGCCGATGCCGGAAAGTGAATTCCGGCAAGGCGCCGACGGCTATCTCGTGACGCTCGCGCCGCTTTACGGAAAGGTGACATCGCTCGACATCTGCCTCGGAGCCTATCGCATGCACGGAGGCAATCATTCGATTTTCGCCGAAAAGCTTGGACAGCGAGCGCGTTGGCGAGTGGAGCACGACTTTCACCGCCTGCATGCGCTGGCAGCTCAGGCCGAAGACGTCGGGCTGGTGGTGTCGCACGACGCCAATCTCCGCGATCCGATGCATCTGGAAGAACGGTTGGCTTCCCTGTGCGTCGACAGTCAGCGCCATCCAGTCGCTGACGATTCCAGGATAGCGCTCGGTACTGCCGGTGCCGTCGCAAGCTTGGAGATGAACGTCTCCCTGCGCCGTCGCGCTATGCTGGCGGCCTGGTTCCTGTCCGTTGGACTCCTTCCGCGCCGCATGGCAACAGCGGTGTTGTCCTGGAAGCTCGTCGCCTCTTCAAGGCCGGCCTTTCTTGCGCGGCTCTCGAAGACCATCCGCCATGTGACGGGGTAG
- a CDS encoding ABC transporter substrate-binding protein — protein MVRKLCLALAVAASAFAISASAWADITILVPSGSEGDGLRAAADDYSKMKGSKVEIVQAPYANVFEKAANAGQTKSGAFDIVLMDDPWIPFFAENGHLENLDPYFAKTGVPAPDNDFLAKSLAVCRNPYNTGPFVCIPYVGNAQMFFYDGAKFKEAGVSGVPATWDDVYKAAKAITDAGGGRFYGYVFRGGQGNNVVADFMPLLWSYGADLFNADRTKVTLDTPEAKNAMKMFMTLKEISPKGVESFAPEDVGRAMTSGIAASSINWPNWVATFEDPSQSQVVGKISYAPMPAGTHAGSSEIGHWTMGIMSASKNKQEAYDFMVWATSPEQIKISATRGNPPVRFSVFTDPELTSQPQFRHYPTLMQAINFSTPRPRHPKWPEIENALGIELSKAVAGTEDPDKALANAQAAIQKIAGISQ, from the coding sequence ATGGTGCGCAAACTGTGTCTCGCCCTCGCTGTCGCAGCATCCGCATTCGCGATCAGCGCGTCGGCCTGGGCCGATATTACGATCCTCGTCCCCTCGGGGAGTGAAGGCGACGGCCTGAGAGCGGCTGCCGACGACTACTCCAAGATGAAGGGATCCAAAGTCGAAATCGTACAAGCACCCTACGCGAATGTCTTTGAGAAAGCAGCCAATGCCGGCCAGACCAAGTCGGGTGCTTTTGACATCGTTCTGATGGACGACCCCTGGATCCCGTTCTTTGCCGAGAATGGCCATCTCGAGAATCTCGATCCGTATTTCGCCAAGACAGGCGTGCCGGCACCCGACAACGACTTTCTTGCGAAATCTCTGGCTGTCTGCCGTAACCCGTACAATACCGGCCCGTTCGTCTGCATTCCTTACGTCGGGAACGCGCAAATGTTCTTCTATGACGGTGCGAAGTTCAAGGAAGCTGGCGTCTCCGGTGTGCCGGCCACGTGGGATGACGTCTACAAGGCAGCGAAGGCGATTACTGACGCCGGCGGAGGACGTTTCTACGGTTACGTGTTCCGCGGCGGGCAAGGCAACAATGTTGTCGCCGATTTCATGCCGCTGCTATGGTCGTATGGCGCCGACCTCTTCAATGCCGACCGCACCAAAGTTACCCTCGATACTCCCGAAGCCAAGAACGCCATGAAGATGTTCATGACGCTGAAAGAGATCTCGCCCAAGGGTGTCGAGAGTTTCGCTCCGGAGGATGTCGGGCGCGCAATGACGTCTGGCATCGCGGCCTCGTCGATCAACTGGCCGAACTGGGTGGCTACCTTTGAGGACCCGAGTCAGAGCCAGGTCGTCGGCAAGATCTCCTACGCGCCAATGCCGGCAGGCACGCACGCCGGCTCATCGGAGATCGGCCATTGGACCATGGGGATCATGTCGGCTTCGAAGAACAAGCAGGAAGCCTACGACTTCATGGTTTGGGCGACCTCGCCGGAGCAGATCAAGATTTCCGCCACGCGCGGCAATCCGCCGGTCCGCTTCTCCGTGTTCACGGATCCCGAACTGACCTCGCAACCGCAATTCCGGCATTATCCGACACTGATGCAGGCGATCAATTTTTCGACGCCTCGGCCGCGCCATCCCAAGTGGCCCGAAATCGAGAATGCGCTCGGCATTGAGCTTTCGAAGGCGGTGGCCGGCACTGAGGACCCGGATAAGGCGTTGGCCAATGCACAGGCGGCGATTCAAAAGATCGCCGGCATCAGCCAATAG
- a CDS encoding carbohydrate ABC transporter permease: MSDLAETGGWGGAGGAFERWRERHLRVLMLAPALSILAGLTLFPTVYMFTAAVQKVSPDPDVPREFVGLGNFARMLTDPELHLSVRNTVLFVVVAVTLEFLLGLGLALLFDKYLRRLNFLKTILLIPMMIPPIAVALTWKLIYQPQFGVLNELMFRLGLPSQAWAGDVNLAMATIIAADVWEWTPFIFLLMLAGLASLPSEPYEAAEVDGASAWRQFWDLTIPFLKPVIAIALLLRIMDALRLFDLVFILTVGGPAGATETLSLYIFKVAFTFVDIGYAAAVSLAVLLVTVGFSTWFIKRMRLAD; encoded by the coding sequence ATGTCTGATCTGGCCGAGACTGGGGGATGGGGAGGCGCTGGCGGAGCCTTCGAGCGCTGGCGCGAACGGCATCTGCGCGTTCTGATGCTTGCACCGGCCCTGTCGATCCTTGCTGGGCTGACGCTCTTCCCAACCGTCTACATGTTCACGGCGGCAGTACAGAAGGTGAGCCCCGACCCGGATGTGCCTCGCGAGTTCGTCGGCCTCGGCAACTTCGCGAGGATGCTAACGGATCCGGAGCTCCACCTTTCCGTGAGGAATACGGTTCTGTTCGTCGTCGTGGCTGTCACGCTCGAGTTTTTGCTCGGCCTCGGCCTCGCCTTGCTGTTCGACAAATATCTTCGCAGATTAAACTTCCTGAAGACGATCCTGCTGATCCCCATGATGATTCCGCCGATCGCGGTCGCGCTGACGTGGAAATTGATCTATCAGCCGCAATTCGGTGTCCTTAACGAGCTGATGTTCCGTCTGGGGCTACCCTCTCAGGCCTGGGCCGGCGATGTCAATCTCGCCATGGCGACGATCATCGCGGCAGACGTTTGGGAGTGGACGCCATTCATCTTTCTGTTAATGCTGGCCGGGCTCGCGAGTCTGCCGTCGGAGCCCTATGAGGCGGCAGAGGTCGACGGGGCGTCCGCCTGGCGCCAGTTCTGGGACCTGACGATCCCCTTTCTCAAGCCGGTGATCGCAATTGCCTTGCTTCTGCGCATCATGGATGCGCTCAGGCTGTTCGATCTCGTCTTCATTCTGACCGTGGGCGGTCCTGCCGGGGCAACCGAAACGCTGAGCCTCTATATATTCAAGGTCGCGTTCACGTTCGTTGACATCGGTTACGCCGCGGCCGTGTCGCTGGCGGTGCTGCTTGTGACGGTCGGCTTCAGCACCTGGTTTATCAAGCGGATGCGATTGGCGGATTGA
- a CDS encoding carbohydrate ABC transporter permease, translated as MATRAWHRPTDVLLRILAYFAMAVALFITVFPVYWLAVNSFKLDIDIFAVPPVWFDFSPTLKHYEAAFIGQPFLIYAFNSLVIAVATTVISLIFGTMAGYALARFHYPGRWRYQISFWILSTRMMPPIVTIIPLFIFFNFFDLLNTTLAVVVAYTAFNLPFVTWMMKSYFQDLPPELEEAAMVDGDTRWGAFIRIALPLARPGIAATAIFSLILAWNEFLLALILTQTDRSMTLPVGISGRVTQYTTHWGEISAAGFLASVPIIIFALIVQRHLVRGISFGAVKG; from the coding sequence ATGGCTACGCGTGCATGGCATCGCCCTACCGACGTGCTCCTGCGAATCCTGGCCTACTTTGCGATGGCGGTCGCCCTGTTCATCACCGTCTTCCCCGTCTATTGGCTGGCGGTAAATTCGTTCAAGCTCGACATCGACATCTTCGCGGTGCCGCCGGTCTGGTTCGACTTTTCCCCGACTCTCAAGCACTACGAAGCGGCCTTCATAGGCCAGCCATTCCTCATCTACGCCTTTAACAGTCTGGTGATCGCAGTCGCGACAACGGTCATTTCGCTGATCTTCGGGACCATGGCCGGCTACGCCCTGGCCCGCTTCCACTATCCGGGCAGATGGCGCTACCAGATCTCGTTCTGGATACTGTCGACACGCATGATGCCACCGATCGTCACGATCATCCCTTTGTTCATTTTCTTCAACTTCTTCGACCTGTTGAATACCACCCTTGCCGTCGTCGTCGCCTACACCGCCTTCAACCTTCCCTTCGTAACCTGGATGATGAAGAGCTATTTCCAGGACCTTCCGCCAGAGCTCGAGGAAGCTGCAATGGTCGATGGCGACACGCGCTGGGGTGCCTTTATCCGGATCGCCCTTCCGCTGGCACGGCCGGGCATAGCGGCGACGGCGATCTTCAGTCTTATCCTGGCGTGGAATGAGTTTCTGCTGGCGCTGATCCTTACCCAGACGGACCGCTCGATGACGCTCCCGGTTGGAATTTCCGGCCGGGTTACGCAATACACCACCCATTGGGGAGAAATCAGCGCCGCCGGCTTTCTCGCCAGCGTCCCCATCATCATTTTCGCGTTGATCGTGCAGCGCCATCTCGTTCGAGGCATCTCCTTCGGCGCGGTAAAGGGGTGA
- a CDS encoding ABC transporter ATP-binding protein — protein sequence MASVTFKNVTKKFGEFVAVHDFNLEIRDKEFLVLLGPSGCGKTTTMRMVAGLEEATSGHIYIDADRVNDVLPKYRDVAMVFQSYALYPHLTVEDNIGYPLKIRKVPPEEYKRRVAEVARRVELETMLKRLPKELSGGQRQRVALARAIVRTPRVFLMDEPLSNLDAKLRTQMRAELKHLQHELQVTTIYVTHDQIEAMTLAHRVAVMNKGVIEQLGTPRDIYNDPRTLFVAGFIGSPSMNLIPGEMKDGIFASADLRVGGAGHANIPHAVLGVRPEDIHVASAEDPDANLVAPIYSVELTGENTLVSLQLGGRLMTLRADKNFSGQIDQKVGVKIARDRMFLFDAETERRVDFQSNS from the coding sequence ATGGCTTCCGTAACCTTCAAGAATGTCACCAAGAAGTTCGGCGAGTTCGTCGCTGTTCACGACTTCAATCTCGAAATCCGCGACAAGGAGTTCCTCGTGCTGCTCGGGCCTTCCGGCTGCGGCAAGACGACGACGATGCGAATGGTCGCCGGTCTCGAGGAGGCCACGTCCGGCCACATCTATATCGACGCCGATCGTGTAAACGATGTTCTGCCGAAATATCGTGATGTCGCGATGGTCTTCCAATCCTACGCGCTCTATCCGCATCTGACCGTTGAAGACAACATCGGCTATCCCCTGAAGATCCGCAAAGTGCCGCCCGAGGAATATAAGCGGCGCGTCGCCGAGGTGGCGCGGCGGGTAGAGCTCGAAACCATGCTCAAGCGCCTGCCGAAGGAGCTTTCGGGTGGCCAGCGCCAGCGGGTCGCGCTCGCCCGCGCCATCGTGCGCACACCCCGCGTCTTCCTGATGGACGAGCCGCTGTCGAACCTTGACGCAAAGCTGCGCACCCAAATGCGGGCGGAGCTGAAGCACCTGCAGCACGAATTGCAGGTGACGACGATCTATGTCACGCACGACCAGATCGAGGCGATGACGCTTGCCCATCGGGTCGCGGTGATGAACAAGGGCGTGATCGAGCAACTCGGAACGCCGCGAGACATCTATAATGATCCGCGGACGCTCTTCGTCGCCGGTTTTATTGGCTCCCCGTCCATGAATCTCATCCCGGGCGAGATGAAGGACGGCATCTTCGCGAGCGCCGACCTTCGGGTCGGCGGTGCGGGCCACGCCAATATCCCGCACGCCGTGCTCGGGGTGCGCCCCGAAGATATACATGTGGCAAGCGCCGAAGATCCCGACGCCAATCTCGTGGCGCCGATCTATTCGGTGGAGCTTACCGGCGAGAACACGCTCGTAAGCCTGCAGCTCGGCGGTCGGCTCATGACGCTGCGCGCAGACAAGAATTTTTCCGGCCAGATTGACCAGAAAGTCGGCGTGAAGATCGCCAGGGATCGCATGTTCCTTTTCGATGCGGAGACGGAGCGACGTGTCGATTTCCAGTCCAATAGCTGA
- a CDS encoding SUMF1/EgtB/PvdO family nonheme iron enzyme → MSISSPIAELPGAGGRNEAVDTQLCLAGQGRAGCAAAAAIALFIASGAFAVDAGPIAGNPLIEIPAGPFVFGRDDGPENERPRRVVEGRAFRINRTEITNRQYARFVEATGHRPGFYAGHLILGLDDRPVVGVSWVDADAFCRHHQLTLPSERQYERAARGATGLPFPWGTAPPDETRANAGAENCCAADARDGYPMTAPADSFESGASAEGVLHLIGNVWEWTSDVYAPYEANGGGTQPGAGTFRVLRGGSWNSDPSHLTTTYRLAYDPEFRFSANGGFRCVRSEP, encoded by the coding sequence GTGTCGATTTCCAGTCCAATAGCTGAGCTGCCGGGCGCGGGCGGGCGTAACGAGGCGGTCGACACCCAGCTCTGCCTTGCCGGGCAGGGCAGAGCTGGGTGTGCAGCGGCAGCGGCAATCGCTCTCTTCATCGCGTCCGGCGCGTTCGCCGTAGATGCGGGCCCAATCGCCGGCAATCCGCTCATCGAGATACCGGCAGGCCCCTTCGTCTTCGGCCGCGATGACGGTCCCGAGAATGAGCGCCCGCGCCGGGTGGTGGAGGGACGGGCTTTCCGGATCAACCGCACCGAGATCACCAACCGGCAATATGCCCGCTTTGTCGAAGCGACCGGCCATCGGCCCGGCTTCTATGCCGGCCATCTGATCCTAGGACTGGACGATCGGCCGGTGGTCGGCGTCAGTTGGGTGGATGCCGACGCCTTCTGCCGCCATCACCAGCTTACTCTGCCGTCGGAGCGGCAATATGAGCGGGCGGCACGGGGCGCTACGGGCCTCCCATTTCCCTGGGGTACGGCTCCGCCGGACGAAACGCGCGCGAATGCCGGGGCCGAGAACTGCTGCGCCGCCGATGCGCGCGACGGCTATCCGATGACCGCGCCGGCGGATTCTTTCGAAAGCGGCGCAAGCGCCGAGGGTGTGCTCCATCTCATCGGCAATGTCTGGGAATGGACGAGTGATGTCTACGCGCCTTATGAAGCGAATGGGGGAGGCACGCAGCCGGGCGCCGGAACATTCCGCGTGCTGCGCGGCGGATCGTGGAACAGCGACCCGAGCCATCTGACGACGACCTACCGGCTCGCCTATGACCCCGAATTCCGTTTCTCGGCAAATGGTGGTTTCCGATGCGTGCGCTCGGAGCCCTGA
- a CDS encoding ScyD/ScyE family protein: MRALGALIAAAVLVLPAAAIAAEPPAPQGYRLETVRVPGAKFAGLARDGDALLVSDLASGRLFRRGPDGRLVAFGPVFPHGVDVIGDPTGPYRVARVGDRLVVAQGWTPVDRREGPLDHAIIALDDAGKTRVISNDFWNPFDFAAAADGLYVVDAARNSVEHLQPDGRRNTIVTFRRLEQAGEALQGLSPTEFAKGETYPVDAVPTGVARSNGRLYITLFGGFPFLAGAGKVVSVLEAGGPSQPRIEAEGLNAPVAVAFDRDGAMLVLEHGTYDQSQGFAKGSGRLLQFGGKGDRKAILDGLTRPVSLLVWDGRQLVVSGLDGNLHFLRRPASDPTRK, translated from the coding sequence ATGCGTGCGCTCGGAGCCCTGATCGCCGCGGCGGTGCTGGTGCTTCCAGCGGCAGCGATCGCCGCCGAGCCCCCCGCTCCGCAGGGCTACCGCCTCGAAACCGTCCGCGTGCCGGGAGCCAAGTTCGCCGGTCTTGCGCGCGACGGCGACGCACTGCTGGTGAGCGATCTTGCAAGCGGCCGGCTTTTTCGCCGCGGGCCGGATGGCAGGCTCGTCGCCTTCGGCCCGGTCTTTCCGCATGGCGTCGACGTGATCGGCGACCCGACCGGACCCTATCGCGTCGCCCGAGTCGGAGATAGGCTGGTCGTCGCCCAAGGCTGGACGCCGGTCGATAGGCGCGAGGGGCCGCTCGACCACGCGATCATCGCCCTCGACGATGCCGGCAAAACACGCGTCATCAGCAATGACTTCTGGAACCCGTTCGATTTCGCCGCGGCGGCCGACGGGCTTTACGTCGTCGACGCCGCACGCAACAGCGTCGAACACCTGCAACCGGATGGCCGCAGGAATACGATCGTCACCTTCCGGCGGCTGGAACAAGCAGGGGAGGCGCTGCAAGGCTTGTCTCCGACGGAATTCGCGAAGGGCGAAACCTATCCAGTCGACGCGGTGCCGACCGGCGTCGCGCGAAGCAACGGGCGGCTTTACATCACGCTCTTCGGCGGCTTTCCCTTCCTGGCAGGCGCCGGCAAGGTGGTTTCGGTCCTCGAGGCCGGTGGCCCGTCTCAGCCGAGGATCGAGGCCGAGGGGCTGAACGCGCCGGTGGCCGTCGCCTTCGACCGCGATGGGGCGATGCTCGTCCTCGAACATGGAACCTACGACCAGAGCCAGGGATTCGCAAAAGGCAGTGGCCGGCTGCTCCAATTCGGGGGGAAGGGTGACCGCAAGGCGATCCTGGATGGGCTGACGCGGCCGGTATCGCTCCTCGTATGGGACGGGCGGCAGCTCGTCGTTTCCGGTCTCGACGGCAATCTCCATTTTCTACGACGCCCCGCGTCTGATCCGACGCGCAAGTAG
- a CDS encoding HAD family hydrolase, whose protein sequence is MRIEPVFLFDLDGTLVDSVYQHVLAWKEALDGEGIDLSVWRIHRKIGMSGGLFTNQLLRETNMEINEERVTRLRRRHAEAYKRQADSIRPLPGARELLSWLTDAKISYAIATSGRMETAAVNLAALGVDPAVIPVVTRDLVKYAKPDPDLFLAAAEQLGAPIETAVVVGDSIWDMLAAVRCRALGVGLLSGGYGHEELRHAGAYRIFEDPADMLNHIDELGGRR, encoded by the coding sequence ATGCGCATTGAACCGGTCTTCCTGTTCGACCTCGACGGCACCCTCGTCGACAGCGTCTATCAGCATGTACTTGCCTGGAAGGAAGCGCTCGACGGCGAGGGCATCGACCTTTCGGTATGGCGCATTCATCGCAAGATCGGCATGAGCGGCGGCCTCTTCACCAATCAGCTCCTGCGCGAAACGAACATGGAGATCAACGAGGAGCGGGTGACTCGCCTGCGCCGGCGCCATGCCGAGGCCTATAAGCGGCAGGCAGACAGCATCCGGCCACTGCCCGGCGCACGCGAGCTGCTAAGCTGGCTCACGGATGCGAAGATATCCTACGCGATCGCGACGAGCGGGCGGATGGAAACGGCGGCCGTGAACCTCGCTGCGCTCGGCGTCGATCCGGCAGTCATCCCGGTCGTCACACGGGACCTCGTCAAATATGCCAAGCCCGACCCGGACCTCTTTCTCGCCGCCGCCGAGCAGCTCGGTGCGCCCATCGAAACGGCGGTGGTTGTCGGCGACAGCATCTGGGACATGCTGGCGGCGGTGCGCTGCCGGGCTTTGGGCGTTGGCCTGTTGAGTGGTGGTTACGGGCACGAGGAACTGCGGCACGCGGGAGCGTATCGCATCTTCGAAGATCCCGCCGACATGCTGAACCATATCGACGAGCTTGGCGGGCGGCGGTGA
- a CDS encoding DUF2735 domain-containing protein, with product MATSFHGKSATILKFPTRISRKAEERRSEIQRKGEIASSDVCAAAVDGCWYHEEAVREETKTTH from the coding sequence ATGGCCACGAGTTTTCACGGCAAGTCTGCGACGATCCTGAAGTTTCCGACGCGGATTTCACGGAAGGCCGAGGAGCGGCGCTCCGAAATCCAGCGGAAGGGGGAAATTGCTTCCTCGGATGTGTGTGCGGCTGCGGTTGACGGCTGCTGGTATCACGAAGAAGCGGTCCGCGAAGAAACCAAGACCACGCATTGA
- a CDS encoding glutamine synthetase beta-grasp domain-containing protein, with protein sequence MTKYKLEYIWLDGYTPVPNLRGKTQIKEFDAFPTLEQLPLWGFDGSSTMQAEGRSSDCVLKPVAVYPDPVRTNGVLVMCEVMMPDGKTPHPSNSRATILDDEGAWFGFEQEYFFYKNGRPLGFPEQGYPAPQGPYYTGVGYSNVGDVARQIVEEHLDICLAAGINHEGINAEVAKGQWEFQVFGKGSKKAADEVWMARYLLQRLTEKYGIDIEWHCKPLGDTDWNGSGMHCNFSTAYMREVGGKDYFEALMAAFEKNLHEHIAVYGPDNHLRLTGKHETAPWNKFSYGVADRGASIRVPHSFVNNGYRGYLEDRRPNSQGDPYQIASRVLKTISSVPTTVSKVA encoded by the coding sequence ATGACAAAGTATAAGCTCGAGTACATCTGGCTCGATGGCTACACGCCCGTACCAAATCTCCGCGGCAAGACGCAGATCAAGGAATTCGACGCGTTTCCGACGCTCGAGCAGCTTCCGCTTTGGGGCTTCGACGGCAGCTCGACGATGCAGGCCGAAGGCCGCAGCTCCGATTGCGTGCTGAAGCCGGTTGCCGTCTATCCGGACCCGGTCCGCACCAACGGCGTGCTCGTCATGTGCGAAGTCATGATGCCGGACGGCAAGACGCCGCATCCGTCGAACAGCCGGGCGACGATCCTCGACGACGAAGGCGCCTGGTTCGGTTTCGAGCAGGAATACTTCTTCTACAAGAACGGCCGTCCGCTGGGCTTCCCGGAGCAGGGCTATCCGGCACCGCAGGGCCCGTACTACACCGGCGTCGGTTACAGCAACGTCGGGGACGTCGCACGTCAGATCGTCGAAGAACACCTCGACATCTGCCTGGCTGCCGGCATCAACCACGAAGGCATCAACGCCGAAGTCGCCAAGGGCCAGTGGGAATTCCAGGTATTCGGCAAGGGCTCCAAGAAAGCCGCCGACGAAGTCTGGATGGCGCGTTACCTGCTGCAGCGCCTGACGGAAAAGTACGGCATCGACATCGAGTGGCACTGCAAGCCGCTCGGCGACACCGACTGGAACGGCTCCGGCATGCACTGCAACTTCTCGACCGCCTATATGCGCGAAGTCGGCGGCAAGGATTATTTCGAAGCGCTGATGGCCGCCTTCGAGAAGAACCTGCACGAGCATATCGCCGTCTACGGTCCGGACAACCACCTGCGCCTGACCGGCAAGCACGAGACGGCACCGTGGAACAAATTCAGCTACGGCGTTGCCGACCGAGGCGCATCGATCCGCGTTCCGCACAGCTTCGTCAACAACGGCTACCGCGGCTATCTCGAAGATCGCCGCCCGAACTCCCAGGGCGACCCCTACC